GGTAAAAAGATCTTCTCGTTTCGAAGGAGAGTACTTAAAAAAGTGCTTTTTCCACGTCTTCGTTTTTActacttctttatttttcgtcaAATCTTGTAGTTTCTTCGACGATCGTCTTTAAATTCTTGTTATTATACACATCGTCGGAGCCGAAGAGAGATAGGGAATATATCCTGGATGTAAAAGCGTCGTTTCAATAACATCTCCCCTTGCGCTTTACGATCCAAGGTGGAAGTCTTATTTTTGGACGAGTCAGCGTCGCGCGCGTGTTCGACCTCGGTTCTCCTTCGTGGCTTTTTCTCTGGTTAACGTTCCTCTCGCTCCGGTAACGATCTTCTCTTATACCTTCCTTCAAGCGCACTATCCACTTGCGAGGATCGGCCTACGATCGTGCATAAATTCAAGAGGATCGCGTTAAATTCGCTCTCTCCGTCTTTGTTTTTGCGAAACTCGAGAGTTCCGTACGTACCCCACGTTCGTCCgggtcttttatttttatccgaCTATAGTTTCTCTCTAGCATCTCGCTTTGAAGAATTCGCATGGCACGGACATCGattatcgttcgaacgagaGATACATACGTCCGCGTTCGATCGTCaagtattttctctcttcgttcgtgGCGCTCGACCACGGAAGAAGGAGCGTGTCTGGGTAAagcatatagaaaaaagagcgaaagagaaatggaaggaAGGCTACGGAGAAAGGACAAAGATGGATAGACGGACGGACGGGGgggggggaggaggaggaaggaagagagagcgagGTGGTTGCAGGGGTGGATGCTGGCAGCAGCATTTATTGATCGCTCGGAGCAACCCTGGCAgcaagctctctctctctttggcaTGGACCCCTTCGTTCGAGCCTTCTCTCGTCGCCTTCCGCCCCTCGCCcttccattctctttctctccgtttctcgGCGTAGGTTCCGTCGTAGTCTCGAAGCCTCTAGGCACTCTGGATTCGATCATAATAATTACTCGAGGcaaccctctttttctctctcgcgatcATTTCCTCTCGTCGTTATCGACGActcgtctctttcttcccccccccccctgcCCCCGTCATCGTCTACTCTGCCCCGTCCGTAACTTCGGAACAAACGACTCGTGCTTCTCGCGTTGCTTCGAGGCCTAGGTACGATCGGGAacgatcgttaataaaatatcgcgAAGAAAGATCGGATAGTACGTGTGTATATCCGGGCGGTGTAGGTAcataaactttttaaaaaggTCTTGAAATACACGTTCCAGTCGTATCGCGAGTTCTCCCGTGGCGGAAATTAGGCGAAAAAGACGGCACCTCGTAAAGCACGACACGTTTATCGGACTCCAACGGATGGGATCATATCGCGGCCAGTGTTTCGGTCTTAATTACGGAGAGCACGCGAAATTCGAATCACCTCGAGGCGCTTATCCACGAACAGAAGCGAATCGGAAGAGGCGAGAGATCCTTTCTTTCGCCCGACGGGCGGACGGGCGTGCGCGTCGACGAATCAACGATTACTATTCGCCCGTCCCGGGGGAAGAGCGGAAAATAAAGATTACCGTCCGAATTCTTTTCTCGGATCGAGGATAAGACGGTTAAAGGACGCGATCGAGAAAATACTCGTGTAGAAACGGAGAGTGCGATAGAAGCGGGCGTTACCGTGTATCCGGTGACACGCGAGGTACGGCTtcgtaaaatatgaaaactCTCGAAACGCGATCGATCGGAACGCCGCGAACTCGCCTAAGGATCGAACGACCGAGCTCGTtggaaaattaatcgtttcctCGATGATCCCAATGGACCATTAATTTCTAACGAAGCGCGCGCACGTCGATCCTTCgaggataataatttttgtcgcTCGATCGATTCGCCCGCGTCGCCCTAGAGAAACGAGAGGACAACGTGATCTAAGATTTGCGTATCGAAACGCGCGCGACGGGGCGTCCACCCCCAAAGGCCGCCCAAGTTTACCTCGAGAGAGCCAAATTCGAGCGTCTCCtcgactctctttctccgcgTCCCCGATAAACGCGAGCGTATTGTCTGCAAGTTCGCGAATAATCGCGAGGCTCTCGTGCTCGAACGAAGGTACTCGGTTGGATAGGAACGGTTAGACGAGTGGGCAAAAATCTAGGTCGATCGGGATTAAGGATTAAAGAATCCGAGGATTATAGATATCGGCGAAAGCGAGATACGTCGTAACGGGTAATCGATGGAacggaaaaggaagaggagtcTCGAGTATCCGACTAACGACCGACACCGTGACACGCGCCGTATCGCGCGTATCGATCGAATCTTCCGAACGGTCGGCGTAAGGGAGATTAACGATCGACTAGGAAAGGGatgaaaagggaaggaaaagaaaaagcgataGAGACGAAGGACTAACGAAGGAAAAACGTGGAAAAACGCAGGATACAGGTTACCGGCGATGCCGTGGAGCTGGCTGGGTGCGGCGGCGCCATCGGCAGCCGCGGCTGCGGCGGTCGCCGCGGCCGCGATTTCACCATCTCCCGCAGCTGCTCCGCTCGTCCTTACACCGAGGGCGGCGGCGAGACGAAGGTACAGACAACAAGCACgattctccctttccctctccctttcccgACTCGCGACTCCCGTTATCGCCCGTTCTTCCCGAAGATCgcgcttcctctctctctctctctcttcgaattTTACGAAAACTCGATCCTTTTCTTACTCGTCACCCACCGAGCGTGCAAACGTCCTTACGAAACGAGCACACGAGTCTTCTCCcttcgtcatttttttttctttctctcttatctcctCCGATCTCGGTGCGATCTTTTTTCCCATGCTCGATGGAGCGCGAACGAAGCGTACTTCGATGAACTTTCCTACCAAGTAACGGTAAATTCTTCGGGATCATttatcctcttctctttctcttcgtccttgGGACGCTTCGAATTCGACCTTCTCGTTCAATCGAgtaatcattttattcgtGATTCTAGCGCTCCCGTCTAACGGATCGAACGCGAGATACCATACGAATCCATCGGATAATGGAATCCAAGTTATCGTTGCGTTTGTGTCACagcttgtctctctctctctctctctctttctctatatatactctatatttgtgtgtttgcgtgcgtgtgtgcgtgtacatattacatatacatatacgtgtgtgtgtgcgcgcgcgcgtgtgcgtgcgcgcttgtatatctatctctctctgttataCCTCTGTTTATCTCACACCCCCTTGGAATGTGCCTGCACTGTTTATGCATATAACACCAAGCATTGCTCGTGATAGATCTAGTAGACTGTAGAGCGCCGAATATAGTATTAAGTATGTATCCACTTACATACGACGAATCGCTCCTCGATGAATCGGCATATCGAGAGAGcgacgtgtacgtgtgtaacTCGTAGCACTGGATGACGAGAGGCAATTTTACTCGGTAAAGTTTGTCGTTACCGATGACGTTCTTAGTGTTGTTATCGTTTCGCGTTGATATTGCCAATGTTGTCGTTGTTGCGTTGTTGTTCGTTACCGATATTCACGAGTTCCGATCGTTGGATCGCGTACCATCGACGCCTCGCATTTCAAAAAGACGCCAGCCGAAAGAAATATCTCTAGCGAGATCGCGTTTTATAGTTGCGTAGTTTTATActcgtttatttctctctctctctctctctctctctctctatctgtatctatctatccgtccgtctgtctgtctctccctcccacccttcccctctctctctctctccagtCGTTGAATTTAACGAGGGTACTTCTATTCGAGTCGGCTCGTTTTGAATTCTTCGGTGAAAAAACGGGAGGGCTCgtaaattgtaaaattgaaaCGTGCTTGCCTCTTCGTACTATATAGGTATCTCGAAATCTTCCAAAGTATTTCCGCGAAACGTGCTTCTTTTTGGACATCGTTATATTTCGTTCGGAAAAAAAAGGTGCGTAAATTAATGACGGTCTCTTTCCGAGTGCGGACTAGCGTCGGTGAATGTACGTCTCCTGCGTGCTCTCACTTTTCAAGCACTATTTTTAACGCCCACGAGTCCGACGCAAAGGATGCTGACTAAAGGTAGGCAGAAAAGCATCCCCTCTGTCCtatcttttgtttctctcttggtACTATTTTTCTTACGTTGGTTTttggagagagggagaaggtgagagagagagagagatgctagACTTTCGCGTCGACGAAGAAATTCTCACTTTTCATTCGTCCCTAGCTATTTGTTTATTCTTCGATCGTTAAGAGCGACTCGAGTTaattcttcgtattttctcgCGCATTCCCGAGTCcgatttatttcgaatctCGCGGTGTCGGGAACGTCGTACCTACGACGAAGCTGAACAATTTTCGTAAATCGTAccttttctcctctccctGTCCTCCCTTTCGCCCCcccccccttctctctctctctttctctacatccaaaagaaacgaaagctCGTAAGACAGTCTGTGCGCTTCGTCTCGGGCACGCTTGGCCACGCAGCATCCAACCGGTATCCCAGCAGCCAACGATCGCAGACCCTACCGATCGATGTATCCTGCGAAAGTCAAGACGAAACAAGAAGAATGaggagatgaaaagaaagaaagaaagaaagaaagaatgaaagaaagaaagaaagaaagaaagaaagaaagtaagagaaaggtaagagaaagaaatgttgGCATGTACGCGTTGTTTCAGCGGCAGCATTAAGAGGAGTGGCCATTCAAAGGGGAAGAGTCGGCGCGGCAAGGGCAGCTTTTCCGAGCAGCGCGGCGGCGTTGGCGTTGGCCAGAAATCCAGGGCCGCTCGCAGCCGCGGCCGCTGCCACGGCCCTTCATCCCTTTGCGCCTGCGTAAGTACACGTATTTTCGATTTCGTCGCTTTtgctctgtctgtctctctctctctctctctctctctctcgtctttcgCTCCCGTCTTTTCGCTCTTCCAAACATCTCCGAAATAGTATCGAACAAATTTGCGAAAAGTTTTCGCGTTCCAGCGATTTGTAGGAAAAATACGAATATAGACGATACGTCGCGGTTCCTCCAATGTCATCGCGatcgataaacgataaaaactaCCCGCGGATGTAGCGAAGATATCTCGGGCAAGAGTGGCTCTCTTTGAAAAGTCGGCCACGCTTTCCCGccaaacttttctttcgagtTTCTCGAACGTAGCGTCGCGATGTAAGGAAGGATCGACCGCGACGAAGAAGGAGATATATATCTCGTACGGACAACGAATCTTTGCACGAACATTTTTCCTTCGGATCGCAAGATCCGCGTAGTAAACAAGGCTTCCAtttccaaagagaaagaaggagaaaagaagcgTAACGACAAACGATTCGACTCGAAAATAAAACTTTCCGAAGAGGTGccaaaagaaaggaaaaaagtttcGAGATACGATTCGTTTGTCGCGAAACAAGAAGCTTCGCTGCACGTCTTGCCCGTTTGCTTTTGTGTATTccatagatggatagatacgTATGGTGTGTAAATACGTACGCGCGAGAGAATACGTACGTTGCATTTGCACGAGCTCGGCGCACAAACGAACTAACCCTAATGCGTTACGCAAAGTACGACAATTTTCTAGCGACGGAGAACGGAGGAGAGAGCCCCTCTAGTTCCTCTCCCTTTTCCGCTAACGTCGGAGACAAAGAAAGCGCTCTGCTTTCGGTATATCGACCCCCATCGACCCTCGGCGCCGTTGAAACTTTTTGCACCTCGGTTTTTTCATCCTCGTTGTCCGATCCGTTCCTACTCCGATATCCTACCCAAAGATTCTACGTAAGAGCGttaaagagaggaaaaaggaaggagcaCCGACCGACGCTTCGTTCGCCCTTCGTCCCTCCTTACCCTTCCTCCTTTCATCCTCGTCTCGAAAACAAagatttaatcgatcgatctttcttttgatctttttcAGCGTCTACTACGACCCGTTCCTAGCAGCGCACGCGGCGACACAGGACCCCAACTACAGGCTACAGGTGAGACTCTACGCTTTGGCCTCTTGATTTTCCATCGCGAGATATCCGTTTCCGGTGCACGAAGCGACGCGCAGCGCGtcggaggaaagagaaagagaaacgaacgtcggcgagaaaaagggaaggaagaagacgagATCGTCTCTGGATCGCGACCGCGCGCTCTATATTCGTTCGTCGAGAATGGAAACGACCGCGTTGACGTGGAACCGCGTCGTACTCTTTCCATCGAGAACGAGATAATTCCTAGTTTATTCGCCCGAGATGGCTTTGCGCGCGTGGGATCGCTGgaaattttacgaaagaaCGGAGTCCGATGCGAAACGCCGTTCCatgcttttctcttctctctttctttttcttctttttcttcgaaagaggCCGAGCAAAGGATAAGGgtgttgataataataataataataagggaGAAGAAAGGCAGAAAAATCGCGCGTGCACCGTGTCGGAGCGGAAAAATACCGCATGCGATATTCGGTCGAAAAGTCCGATATGGTAGGAAAGCGTTAACTAAAGTCTATCGATTTTCGGACCCGTTTATGTAGTTGGAATGGCCGCAAGCTACAGCCGAAGTTAGTCGACACGTTTTCCGCAAGGCTTGCTACCACACGAAATGCAAAAGAGCACCGAATAACGATCTACGCGTCACGAAtcattctctccttctcgccgctatttttatcgtcgtatcaaacattttcgtttttcctatGCTCTCTGCATACATACTGTACACACACAGTGTACCGTCTCACTCgtggtctttctctctcggtctcGCATCGAACGCGGCGACGTGCTCTATCTCgctttgttcctttctttttttttctctcttttcaattcTCTTCTCCGAATCTCAAGAAgtgcctctctcttttcttttctacgcgctccactctctttctttctctcctcctctcctctcttcccttctctctttcgtttctttgtaCAGGTCGCATAAAGATATGCGCAGGGTAAAGAGGAAACGGCGCGAAGGAGGACCGACGAAGGGAGAGCGAGGACGTCTCGAAGCGTCGGCTCTCTTCCgtcttttctattcgttttgtttttttttcttttctcttctttttcgttttttttctccgaaaaaaagagatagaaagtgcGAGAGAAGATATCTCGTAAATAGCGCGATATCGAAGATTCCCGGCGAATTGAAACTTCCTTTTCAGGTTTGACGTTTGTGTTTCAGGCTAAAGCGCCCGCTCTGGAGGTAGGATTTTGATGGGTGGTCCGCCCGTACAAAGTtacttctctatctctcgtttgGTTTTTGctcctttccattttcttcccgttttttctttttttctctctcttatcctcGTTTTTAATTCCCACCCTCGCCGTTCTTTCTTCGATTCCTCGCAGTAGGTACATCGTGCTTTCTTCtacctctttttattctctttctatcgtttttGCTTATCGCGAGGGATCGCAAAGCGCGTTCGCCGATCGATCGTAGAATAGCGGTTGAGCTAACGATGCTTTTTTGGAATTCGAAGAAACGCGTTTGAAGCCGTCGAGCTTGTAAAATCCAATTTAACGCGTCTCGCGAGAGATTCGAAGAGTAGTCGCGTATCGTAGACACGCTTGGCAACGTTACTTCGTCGAACCGTGAATCAAGCGCGAAATGATTTTCGTCcgcgaacgagagagagagagagagagagagagagagaggtgtacGCTTTCGTTCGGTCTTTGGCACACGGTGATCCTATTTAAGAGACGTTTCGACGCTGAAAACGAGATTACCAATGGacttctttcgttcctttcgcATCGAGAAGGATCGTATTAACCGTCGGACGTCGGAGCGAAGCGCAATGCCGACCGTAGCCCTTAAACGTTATACCCCGTTAAATTTAATCTCTTCTTGGGTCTTTATCCGTTGGATGTACTAGAATCGAGGAGAGAAAATCTAACGAGATCGGCGAACGCTTCGCGACAAAGGAATCTTTCGACGAAGGCGCGATcgaatctctttctttgcctTTCATTTCTCCTCTCCGGTAAAATTTAATCGCTGCCTCGCCTCGCCACGCCTTGCCTTGGTTTTTAACGGCCCTTCCCCGtttttactttccttcttttttttccaccaAATCCGATATCGCAAAACCATCGAGATACCTCGTTAGTTGCATCTCTATTGTTTCGCTCTGTACCAAGTTACACGACACGCACGTCGATCGCATAGGATCCTCCATACTCCAGATAATAGCTCCGTATTTGTGATTtgtatttctatttgtttctttttattaacgtCGATAGGTGCACTCTTCGGTGCATTCGTAATGACTCCCATTGTACCAGCATTTGACAAACTTGCCTATATCTATGCGTAGATATGCAGACGTAGCGTTGCATAAGCGACTAGCCACCGATTCTCGTAGATGGCATTGAGTTTTTGCGTTCCCACGCAAAGTGGAACCCGTCGGAAGATGTCGTAGGAATAGATAAATCGTCCTATCTAACACGTTGTAAATACCACTGGGCATGCTTTTCTAGTCGAACGAAGTAGATAAATTCccctttaaaaagaaaactaaactAGCGTAGCTCGTAACAATTCCTCCGAATTACGTTGAtggttttcttttactctctcgcACCTAGATATCCATACCTCGCATAAGGATTCTTTCGAATCGGTCGACGAAATAACAAGGTAATTTACGAGAggaattctcttctttccgtTTCGCGACTGCTTGGCAAACTTGTCTACTTTGTCGAGAACgatggtttttttcttttttttcatcgcgaTACATCggattaaagaagaaacacTTGTTTGAACGGAAGCTTCAAATATTTCGtctcctttttatctctcgtctgccttctctctcgctcctcGACTATCCCTTCGCCTGCCTACTGCGCGCTGCGATCGTTCAGAATCGTTTAGGCGCTTTggcttttctcctttctcggAAAGACACGTTTTCGCTTTCGAATAattacacttttctttttcctttctttcttaagcTCTCTTATCTTctccattcgttcgttcccTTTCTCACCGTAGAAAAACGTTTAcctattctttaaaaaaaaaaaagtctcttACGTAAGACgaattttgcaaaattttcCTAAAATAAATGATCCATTGGAAGACGTACGGCAATTCGAAAACGTTTCCAAGTTTTTAGATTCGTTAGCCAGATAGAATCGTAGCGAGTATCCCATGTATCATAAAGACGTTAACGTAGTCGTTAACGTAGCTTTCTGGCAGTGACACGCACCAActatttttctccattttacGAGAGCGATCTCGACGAAACGCCGTTAGACGACGTTCGCTCGCAGGAGGTCCGTCATCGTCGACGCGCGTTCTTCAAAGCGCTCGCCTGAAAGATGGTCggagcgagtgagagagagagagagagaacgctaATGCTTCCATCGAAAGCACTCCTCTTCGCGAGACACGCGTTCGCGCATTACCCTCCTGCATCTATTTTCAGGGTCGGCTTGGATTCGTCCATCCGGGAAAGCTGCGAGGCTTTTAAGGCGTTGCATCGCTTTTTCCTtccacgtctctctctctctctctctctctcgatctgtCTCACGAGGCGATACCACAACGAGACGAAATTTACAAGGCGaacgtttttaattattatttctttgcgTCGTTAAGAAAGTGAAGTAGGAAAAACGTGTGAGAAAGATATCGTCGACGATGATTCGGAAGACCCTATCGTCGTTTTCGTGCCGtcattcttttcctctttctttatccagctatctctctctctctctctctctctctctctctctctctctgttcggATTCTTCGAGCTTGCTTTTGAGCGTTGCATGGCGGGTCATGATTATTGTTCCAGGCAGCTGCAGCGGCGGCCGCAGCATCGCCATTGCTAAAGACGCCGCTCTCGACGGCACAGCAAGCGACTTATGCAGCTGCAGCGACCTACACGGCGGTGGCTGCGCGCGCATACGGCGCAGCTGCAGCGGCAGCACAACCGGTCGCAGGATATGCCGCAGTCGCGGGGTGAGTATATCACGCGCCACCTACGACGAGCCCTTTGCCCTCTCCTAAAGCTCCCGTCCTAATTGTTCATCTCGCTCCTCGAGACGTCTCTATCTATATCGGACGGCTgcgttcgttcgaacgatgaGATCTCCCTATATTTGCGTGTAATTTCGATGAagccatattttcttttgtaaacgAGTCGATCGACTTGCAGAAAGAATCGTCATCGTGGGCGAGCTCTTAGAAGTCGCAGATTCGAGGAGACGCCCGATCGCCAGTCCTTCCTTCCCGGCGAAAATCCCGATGAAAAGTTGTAAACGAATCACGGCCTCGTTCGTATATCccattatttttactttccttctcTACCTCTCGTATCTACTCTCGTACCTACTCCATGCTCCTCGATCGCCAGCCCGATCGGTCGGCTCGAGCAACGTCTCTGACCGATCGTTATGATTTTACAGTTACGGACGCGAGTACGCCGACCCTTATCTCGGACACGGCATCGGTCCGGTGGCAGGATACGGGGTAAGAGATCGGTGCATGAACGTATAGAGAAGCATCGACCGACGGTCAActataattatctttcttttaggCAACGGTCTATAGAGGCGGGTACAACAGATTTACGCCGTATTAAATGAGACCTTAGAGAGAGGGGATCGGCAAGGAACGCGACCAGAAATCGCGGCCAGTAACGCCGCGAGAACAAGAGCAGCGGCGGTACATGCGTTCgcgcacacgcatacacgaTTACACCGACGCGGGTAGAGGCGCACACATCCGACGTTACACGCAAAGCACATCGACGAGAAAGAAGCGACGCCTGGACCCTCTGCGCCTGCCAACGTTCGAGAGCAGCTGTTCCTCGTTCCACCAGCACCACCGCAACAACCACCGTCACCACCGCCGTCACCACCGCCGTCACCACCGCCGTCACCAGTGACAGAAAACGTCGTCGATCGCGCGTTTCAAGATCAATCCCacgctctttttcttctcgaacaTTTGCGTTTCCGAGATCGAAaggactgagagagagagagagaaagagagaggaaagagagagcctatcgcttctctcctttttccccGCCTTTCTCgccgttatttatttatcgaaagcAGTCTCGACGATAGGAGAAGAAGGacgcaaacacacacacacggacggacggacgatCGCCGGAAACGATAGTCTCTAGAAGAAGCATCGATGTCTCCTGGAAAACCGATTCGCGTCCTTTCAGAGCGCTGAACGATGAACGCAGCCGGACGTTGCACAGGGTCTCAACAGGGTCTAGTCAgacactctctctcttaccgGTTCCTAATCGAAGCACCACCGATTTTTAAACGTCGCAAATATAGATCGTCCTAGATCCGATTCGCTGGAAAGACAAATTTCGACTTGAAAGCGTACTCAATACTCTCTGGCAAGGCGAACCGAAGGAATCGGCACGTACCACCTAATTCTACATCTTCCTTCGAAATGTTCGTTCGCCTTTCCATTTTCCTTGtccccctttcttttcttttcttttcttttctttctcctttctctttttcttttctctctttatccccTCTTTCCTCGTTATATCTCTTACCGCCGTACTCTACAAACGATAGAATTTACGTCGAAAAACCAAATCGAAACGTACGCGTTACTTGCGCGAATCGCACCGCACGAGCGCACGGAACGTTTGCGTTTAGTTTCATTGGGCGGGCTTCGACTCGCTCgctacttttattattaactattaatattattataattttattattattattttatcattgtcattattactattattagatCGCGCGAAAGATCTCTCAGTCGGGAAGATACGAAAATGCAAAGGAAGGACGATGGTCAggatttttttatcgtctaaGAGAGAGCGTGCGCGCGTTCGTCGCTGCTAAGTTTTAACGTTCGAGGAAACGCGGCCGTAACGACGTCGCGTCGACCGTCGTACGTCTATCGTCCAAAGAGCGgtttttcgaacgatcggGAAAACTCGGCAGGAGGGAAGATATCGACGCTGAGCGATTTGCGCGTGCGTCTCGCGTACTTCGAATTCACCGTAAAAAGACGTTTTTATCTTtgtgtatatttttgataCGTCCTTCTTTGTTTGATACACGACTGCTCGATATGCTCGACATATTTCTCGGACCGCCTATCCTCTTCGCAACAGACACGTtcacgcacacacgcataaCTCTTTATGAATTTTTGTAGAAACGTTTTGGTATCGCATTCGCGATTATCATCCTTACGGATTTACGTTAGTCAGACCGGACGTCGAGTGAACGCgcttttaaaaagaatcgcggacgtttttaatattcgatCGTAATAGACGGTTTGATATCTTAATGGATTTAGCGAGGACGATCGCACGTTACTTTCTCTCGATATGTCTCGCGAGTTCCTTTCTCGAGGCACGTCTTATCCGTTGGAATTATCATCGAGGTTCGTTATCCTTTGCTCGCTTTCTCCCGATCGTAGTCGAGAATCGACGTTATCGCTAAAGGAGGGAAGACAAAGTCAAAGTTACGCTTACGATGGATCAACACGAAATGGAAATTGAACGCACATTGAGACGAGTGAGAACGATGTATCACCATACGCCCTTACCTTTTAAGTTATAGTTAGCCCGCGAGgatttatctaatattatacGTAAGCAAATAAGAAATCTCGCACGAGAGAATAACGGGAGAGAGACGGACGTCGCAGAActctagagagagaaaagcggaggaacaaagagaaagaggacggCTAAACGATGGAAAGAAAATGCGAGGGGAATACGAAGTAGCCAAATATGACGAaagatttatctttatctatccaaCGGCTGGAGTAGTCTCCTGGCCGTTATTTTACGTTTTAGTTTTTAAATCTCCTTAGAATATTAGAATAAAGCTAACGACGCATAGCTCTCTATCTCGGTAAATCTCTCGAGAtggacgaaagaagaagaggaaggaaggggtCTTTCTTGCGTGTGCGTGAATGCCagttatataaatgtgtaaatagagaacgatcgatcgtcgagCACAAAATAAGCCGAAGAACGTAGCCGAAGAAGACTCAAGATATACTCATAATTTTCTCGTAAACGTTAAGATTGACGAGTCGGTAGATCGTAAAGAAATTCAAcgcaaatacatacacacacgcgcgcgcgcgcgcacacacacacacacccaccCACCACACACACCACACACACGAAATGAAAACGTGTAAGAGGTAATCTTAGCTGCTATGCGATTACGGTTACGATTAGGATTAGaattacgattacgattatACAATAACGATAAACTTTATTCTACCAAGAGGATAGCTCGAGAGGATGGTTATCGTCAAAGTCGATGATCGATCCTTCTTTCGAGGAAGAtcaaaaaaaaggatcgaagaacgaagagagcCGCTATAGTATTTAGTCGATAGATGAAAGTTGATTAATTCCATTtggaaattttgaaaatttcgaaagaac
Above is a window of Vespula vulgaris chromosome 4, iyVesVulg1.1, whole genome shotgun sequence DNA encoding:
- the LOC127063536 gene encoding RNA binding protein fox-1 homolog 2 isoform X6, whose translation is MYYPSEVFQAAVAAAAAAAASGGGQQAATTQGGNETNPEGAVDAGSLVPVTSGATTPATVTQAADLKGQPKRLHVSNIPFRFRDPDLRAMFGQFGPILDVEIIFNERGSKGFGFVTFANSADADRARERLHGTVVEGRKIEVNNATARVQTKKPPTVPNVCVQWPEGYRLPAMPWSWLGAAAPSAAAAAAVAAAAISPSPAAAPLVLTPRAAARRSGSIKRSGHSKGKSRRGKGSFSEQRGGVGVGQKSRAARSRGRCHGPSSLCACRLLRPVPSSARGDTGPQLQATVGMAASYSRSSCSGGRSIAIAKDAALDGTASDLCSCSDLHGGGCARIRRSCSGSTTGRRICRSRGLRTRVRRPLSRTRHRSGGRIRGNGL